A region of Pseudomonas putida DNA encodes the following proteins:
- a CDS encoding YeaC family protein, producing the protein MSTFAQMIENITPEIYESLKTAVEIGKWSDGRKLTAEQKELSLQAVIAWEMKNLPEDQRTGYMGPQECASKSAPIANILFKSDSVH; encoded by the coding sequence ATGTCCACTTTCGCGCAAATGATCGAAAACATTACCCCCGAGATCTACGAGAGCCTGAAAACGGCCGTAGAAATCGGTAAATGGTCCGACGGCCGCAAGCTCACTGCCGAGCAGAAAGAACTGTCACTGCAGGCAGTGATCGCCTGGGAAATGAAAAACCTCCCCGAAGATCAGCGTACCGGCTACATGGGCCCGCAGGAGTGCGCGTCGAAGTCCGCGCCGATCGCTAACATTCTGTTCAAGTCGGACTCGGTACATTGA
- a CDS encoding rhomboid family intramembrane serine protease: MNIIEVMRLPLSVDLSGFVHLLQRLQVPHRVSEEGEVQVLWAPDTLAQDVLQLYQRYPDGNADLELAQAPAGAALPANAPTQPSLKDQIKACKVTAAILLLCFIVAGLTGLGENFSTIGWFTFLDFRVQGDYLYFTPLAQGLAEGQWWRLVSPMLLHFGVLHLAMNSLWYWELGKRIELRQGRWLLLGLTLLFSLVSNLAQHYTSGPSLFGGLSGVLYGLLGHIWLYQWLAPNPHFNLPKGVLVMMLIWLVVCLTGVVGQLGFGQIANAAHVGGLLIGCLTGLLGGGMARRKLSA; this comes from the coding sequence ATGAACATAATCGAAGTGATGCGCCTGCCGCTGTCGGTCGACCTCAGCGGCTTCGTCCACCTGCTGCAACGCCTGCAGGTGCCGCACCGGGTCAGCGAAGAAGGTGAGGTCCAGGTCCTGTGGGCCCCGGACACGCTGGCCCAGGACGTGCTGCAACTCTACCAGCGCTATCCCGACGGTAACGCCGACCTTGAGCTTGCGCAGGCCCCTGCGGGGGCGGCTTTACCCGCGAATGCGCCCACACAGCCCTCCCTGAAGGACCAGATAAAAGCCTGCAAGGTCACCGCCGCGATCCTGCTGCTGTGCTTCATCGTTGCCGGCCTCACGGGCCTTGGCGAAAACTTCTCGACCATCGGCTGGTTCACCTTCCTCGATTTCCGCGTGCAGGGCGACTACCTGTACTTCACCCCACTGGCCCAGGGCCTCGCCGAAGGCCAGTGGTGGCGCCTGGTATCGCCCATGCTGCTGCATTTCGGCGTGCTGCACCTGGCCATGAACAGCCTGTGGTACTGGGAGCTGGGCAAGCGCATCGAACTGCGCCAGGGCCGGTGGCTACTGCTGGGCCTGACCCTGCTGTTCAGCCTGGTGTCCAACCTGGCCCAGCACTACACCAGTGGCCCGAGCCTGTTCGGCGGCCTGTCCGGTGTGCTCTACGGGCTGCTCGGGCATATCTGGCTGTACCAGTGGCTGGCGCCCAACCCGCATTTCAACCTGCCCAAGGGCGTGCTGGTGATGATGCTCATCTGGCTGGTGGTGTGCCTGACCGGGGTGGTCGGCCAGCTCGGCTTCGGCCAAATCGCCAACGCCGCCCACGTCGGCGGGCTGCTCATCGGATGCCTGACAGGGCTCTTGGGCGGCGGCATGGCCCGGCGTAAACTGTCGGCTTGA
- a CDS encoding metallophosphoesterase — protein sequence MMLDPARSFDIIGDVHGCALTLERLLDALGYKRVAGVWRHPRRQALFLGDIVDRGPRIREALHIVHDMVEAGQAFCIMGNHEYNALGWVTPALPGSGRAHVREHTPRHARLIDETLTQFAHHPGDWHDFVNWFYELPLFVDAGRFRLVHACWDPRLIEPLRQQYPDGRIDEHFIQASAVPGSFAATVCNRLLRGTDMRLPDGLTLTGGDGLTRAFFRTKFWEEDPQTYGDIVFQPDALPEEVASTPLSHIQKNALLRYAEDEPLLFVGHYWRSGRPAPIRDNLACLDYSAVLYGKLAAYRLDDETRIDPHKFVWVDVDRPQANQ from the coding sequence CTGATGCTCGATCCGGCGCGAAGTTTCGACATCATCGGTGACGTGCATGGCTGTGCGCTGACCCTTGAACGCTTGCTCGACGCCCTCGGTTACAAACGTGTGGCCGGCGTCTGGCGTCACCCGCGGCGCCAGGCATTGTTCCTGGGCGACATCGTCGACCGCGGCCCGCGTATCCGCGAGGCCTTGCACATCGTGCATGACATGGTCGAGGCCGGTCAGGCGTTCTGCATCATGGGCAACCATGAATACAACGCCTTGGGCTGGGTCACCCCGGCGCTGCCCGGTAGCGGCAGGGCGCATGTGCGCGAACACACGCCACGCCACGCCCGGCTGATCGACGAGACCCTGACCCAGTTCGCCCACCACCCCGGCGACTGGCATGACTTCGTCAACTGGTTCTATGAGTTGCCGCTGTTCGTCGACGCTGGGCGTTTCCGTTTGGTGCATGCCTGCTGGGACCCACGGCTGATCGAGCCGCTGCGCCAGCAGTACCCGGACGGGCGTATCGACGAGCATTTCATCCAAGCCTCGGCAGTGCCTGGCAGTTTCGCCGCCACCGTGTGCAATCGCCTGCTGCGGGGCACCGACATGCGCCTGCCGGACGGCCTGACCCTGACCGGCGGCGATGGCCTGACCCGCGCCTTCTTCCGCACCAAGTTCTGGGAAGAAGACCCGCAAACCTATGGTGACATCGTGTTCCAGCCCGATGCCCTGCCGGAGGAAGTCGCCAGCACGCCACTGAGCCATATCCAGAAGAACGCCTTGCTGCGCTACGCCGAGGATGAGCCCTTGCTGTTCGTCGGCCATTACTGGCGCAGCGGGCGGCCGGCGCCGATCCGCGACAACCTGGCCTGCCTAGACTACAGCGCGGTGCTCTACGGCAAGCTGGCAGCCTATCGGCTGGATGATGAAACCCGTATCGACCCGCACAAGTTCGTCTGGGTCGACGTCGACCGCCCACAGGCCAATCAATGA
- a CDS encoding NAD(+) kinase, whose translation MEQFRNIGIIGRLGSSQVLDTIRRLKKFLLERHLHVILEDTIAEVLPGHGLQTSTRKLLGEVCDLVIVVGGDGSLLGAARALARHNIPVLGINRGNLGFLTDIRPDELEEKVAEVLDGHYLVENRFLLQAEVRRHHEAIGQGDALNDVVLHPGKSTRMIEFEIYIDGQFVCSQKADGLIVATPTGSTAYALSAGGPIMHPKLDAIVIVPMYPHTLSGRPIVVDGNSELKIVVAKDLQIYPQVSCDGQNHFTCAPGDTITVSKKPQKLRLIHPLDHNYYEVCRTKLGWGSRLGSRDD comes from the coding sequence ATGGAGCAATTTCGCAATATCGGTATCATCGGACGCCTTGGCAGCTCGCAGGTGCTCGACACCATTCGCCGACTGAAAAAATTCCTCCTCGAGCGCCACCTGCATGTGATCCTCGAGGACACCATCGCTGAAGTCCTGCCCGGCCATGGCCTGCAGACGTCCACGCGCAAGCTGTTGGGCGAGGTCTGCGACCTGGTCATCGTCGTCGGCGGTGACGGCAGCCTGCTCGGCGCCGCCCGCGCCCTGGCCCGGCACAACATTCCGGTGCTCGGCATCAACCGCGGCAACCTGGGCTTTCTGACCGACATCCGCCCTGACGAGCTGGAAGAAAAGGTCGCCGAAGTGCTCGACGGTCACTACCTGGTGGAAAACCGCTTCCTGCTGCAAGCCGAAGTGCGCCGCCACCACGAGGCCATCGGCCAGGGCGATGCGCTCAATGACGTGGTCCTGCACCCTGGCAAGTCGACGCGGATGATCGAGTTCGAGATCTACATCGATGGCCAGTTCGTCTGCAGCCAGAAGGCCGACGGCCTGATCGTCGCCACCCCGACCGGCTCGACCGCCTATGCGTTGTCGGCTGGCGGCCCGATCATGCACCCCAAACTCGACGCCATCGTCATCGTGCCGATGTACCCGCATACCTTGTCGGGTCGGCCGATTGTGGTCGACGGCAACAGCGAGCTGAAGATCGTCGTGGCCAAGGACCTGCAGATCTACCCGCAGGTGTCGTGTGACGGCCAGAACCACTTCACCTGCGCCCCTGGCGACACCATCACGGTGAGCAAGAAGCCGCAGAAGCTGCGCCTGATCCACCCGCTGGACCACAATTACTACGAAGTGTGCCGTACCAAACTCGGCTGGGGCAGCCGCCTTGGAAGCAGGGACGACTGA
- a CDS encoding DUF1853 family protein, with amino-acid sequence MGETTGQRQTGYARWMMPFAELHDVPRQLRRPAVRDLAWTLLSPPLLSAPPCPQRHPLAGSDWADEPQRLKAWLQALDADDQPLRDRLARLTSRRLGLYYESLWQFALAQAPGIELLAANLAIREGGRTLGELDILLRDADGTHHLELAIKLYLGPTHGDGRDPAQWLGPGCHDRLGSKLAHLAGHQLPMSSDAQSRAALGGLGVHQVQAHLWLAGYLFYPWPGAADPPEGANPLHLRGRWLRRRDWSLATGERWQPLPRNAWLAPTRAEADECWTAAQFGAWLAGLDEHAPAQMLVRLEQEADGAWQEMERVFLVADGWPLLPKR; translated from the coding sequence ATGGGCGAAACGACCGGGCAGCGGCAAACCGGCTATGCTCGCTGGATGATGCCTTTCGCCGAACTCCACGACGTACCCCGCCAGTTGCGCCGCCCTGCCGTGCGCGACCTGGCCTGGACACTGCTGTCTCCCCCCTTGCTGAGCGCCCCGCCCTGCCCCCAGCGCCACCCGTTGGCAGGCAGTGACTGGGCGGATGAGCCGCAGCGCCTGAAAGCCTGGTTGCAGGCGCTGGATGCCGATGACCAGCCGCTGCGCGATAGGCTGGCAAGGCTGACCAGTCGGCGCCTGGGGCTTTATTACGAAAGCCTCTGGCAGTTCGCCCTGGCTCAGGCGCCGGGTATCGAGTTGCTGGCGGCCAACCTGGCGATCCGCGAAGGTGGGCGCACGCTGGGCGAACTGGACATCCTGCTGCGCGACGCCGACGGCACCCACCACCTGGAGCTGGCGATCAAACTTTACCTGGGGCCCACCCACGGCGATGGCCGAGACCCGGCGCAATGGCTCGGGCCGGGGTGCCACGACCGCCTGGGCAGCAAGCTGGCGCATCTGGCCGGGCATCAGTTGCCCATGTCCAGTGACGCCCAGAGCCGTGCGGCGCTGGGCGGGCTTGGCGTTCATCAGGTGCAGGCGCACCTGTGGCTGGCGGGTTACCTGTTCTACCCATGGCCTGGGGCTGCAGACCCGCCTGAAGGCGCCAACCCGCTGCACCTGCGCGGGCGCTGGTTGCGGCGGCGGGATTGGTCACTGGCCACAGGTGAACGCTGGCAGCCCTTGCCACGCAATGCCTGGCTGGCACCCACGCGGGCCGAGGCCGATGAGTGCTGGACGGCGGCGCAGTTCGGGGCCTGGCTGGCAGGGCTGGATGAGCATGCGCCGGCGCAGATGCTGGTCAGGCTGGAACAGGAAGCCGACGGTGCCTGGCAAGAAATGGAGCGGGTGTTTCTGGTGGCTGATGGCTGGCCACTTTTGCCCAAGCGATGA
- the cybB gene encoding cytochrome b561 → MVSSTPTPHYARLSIALHWLMLVLLAVVYACIEFRGLFPKDSAERNLMKDLHFMLGLTVFVLVWLRLAVRLSRPTPPILPKPPAWQTGLAHLMHLALYLLMIGLPLAGWLILSAADKPVPFYGLELPHLIGADPDQAKFIKGWHERIGSWGYWLIGLHALAGLYHHYVQRDNTLLRMLPYK, encoded by the coding sequence ATGGTTTCATCCACCCCCACGCCCCATTACGCGCGCCTGTCCATCGCCCTGCACTGGCTGATGCTGGTGCTGCTGGCCGTTGTCTATGCCTGCATCGAGTTTCGCGGCCTGTTCCCCAAGGACAGCGCCGAGCGCAACCTGATGAAAGACCTGCACTTCATGCTGGGCCTGACGGTATTCGTGCTGGTCTGGCTGCGCCTGGCCGTGCGCCTGAGCCGCCCTACCCCGCCCATTTTGCCCAAGCCCCCGGCCTGGCAGACCGGGCTTGCGCATTTGATGCACCTGGCGCTGTACCTGTTGATGATCGGCCTGCCCCTGGCCGGCTGGCTGATTCTGAGCGCCGCCGACAAACCAGTGCCCTTCTATGGCCTGGAACTGCCGCACCTGATCGGCGCAGACCCGGACCAGGCCAAGTTCATCAAAGGCTGGCATGAGCGCATCGGCAGCTGGGGTTACTGGCTGATCGGCCTGCACGCGCTGGCCGGGCTGTATCACCACTACGTGCAACGCGACAACACGCTGCTGCGCATGCTGCCCTACAAGTAA
- a CDS encoding 1-aminocyclopropane-1-carboxylate deaminase/D-cysteine desulfhydrase, translating into MDFLDLPQAPLHPLSLPWLQRANVEAAILRLDLIDPLISGNKWFKLRHHLQHAHDAGAPGLISLGGNHSNHLHALAAAGKRFGFATAGLLRGHAQDTPTVRDLQALGMQLHWLGYGGYRARHEAGFWQPWQARYPGWYCIPEGGGGLAGAQGCGLIVAQARAQLAGIGWDDYSAWWLAVGTGTTLAGLVLEEAGAHEVHGALAVPRDQGVPQAVAEWVGSRGYRLHDACRGGFARIDDALLDFIDACERDTGVPLEALYTGKALLALREQVEAGLFPPGTRLIVLHTGGLQGRRGYL; encoded by the coding sequence ATCGATTTTCTGGACCTCCCCCAGGCTCCCCTGCACCCTCTGAGCCTGCCTTGGCTACAACGCGCCAACGTCGAAGCCGCCATCCTGCGCCTAGACCTGATCGACCCCCTGATCAGTGGCAACAAGTGGTTCAAGCTGCGCCACCACCTCCAGCATGCCCATGATGCCGGTGCCCCTGGCCTGATCAGTCTCGGCGGCAACCACTCCAACCACCTGCACGCCCTGGCCGCCGCAGGCAAACGTTTCGGCTTCGCCACAGCCGGCCTGCTGCGTGGCCATGCCCAGGACACCCCGACCGTGCGCGATCTGCAGGCGCTGGGCATGCAGTTGCACTGGCTTGGCTATGGTGGCTATCGCGCCCGTCATGAAGCGGGGTTCTGGCAACCCTGGCAGGCACGTTACCCCGGCTGGTACTGCATCCCCGAAGGGGGCGGTGGCTTGGCAGGCGCGCAAGGTTGCGGCTTGATCGTCGCCCAGGCGCGTGCGCAATTGGCCGGGATCGGCTGGGACGATTACAGCGCCTGGTGGCTGGCTGTAGGCACCGGCACCACACTGGCTGGCCTGGTGCTGGAAGAGGCCGGTGCGCACGAAGTGCACGGCGCGCTGGCGGTGCCGCGCGATCAGGGTGTGCCGCAGGCAGTGGCTGAGTGGGTCGGTAGCCGTGGTTATCGGCTGCATGATGCCTGTCGGGGCGGCTTTGCCCGGATCGACGACGCGTTATTGGATTTTATCGACGCTTGCGAGCGGGACACTGGCGTACCGCTCGAAGCCCTCTACACCGGCAAGGCCCTGCTGGCGCTGCGCGAGCAGGTCGAGGCCGGCTTGTTCCCGCCCGGCACCCGCCTGATCGTGCTTCACACCGGTGGCCTGCAAGGCCGACGCGGTTACTTGTAG
- a CDS encoding NADPH-dependent 2,4-dienoyl-CoA reductase, which translates to MAADRYPHLLAPLDLGFTTLRNRTLMGSMHTGLEERPGGFERMAAYFAERARGGVGLMVTGGIAPNDEGGVYSGAAKLSTEEEADKHRIVTEAVHAAGGKICLQILHAGRYAYSPRQVAPSAIQAPINPFKPKALDEEGIEKQIADFVNCAKLAQRAGYDGVEIMGSEGYFINQFLAAHTNHRSDRWGGSYENRMRLAVEIVSRVREAVGPRFIIIFRLSMLDLVEGGSTWDEIELLAKAIEQAGATLINTGIGWHEARIPTIATKVPRAAFSKVTAKLRGAVNIPLITTNRINTPEVAEAVLADGDADMVSMARPFLADPDFVNKAAAGHADQINTCIGCNQACLDHTFGGKLTSCLVNPRACHETELNYLPVRAVKRIAVVGAGPAGLAAATVAAERGHQVTLFDGAGEIGGQFNVAKRVPGKEEFFETLRYFRNKLNSTGVDLRLNTRVDVQALVEGGFDEVILATGIAPRTPAIPGVEHAKVLSYLDVLLERKPVGKAVAVIGAGGIGFDVSEYLVHQGVASSQDREAFWKEWGIDTQLEARGGVAGVKAVPHAPARQVYLLQRKQSKVGDGLGKTTGWIHRAGLKNKHVQMLNSVEYLGIDDAGLHIRVGDGEPQLLAVDNVVICAGQEPLRELHEGLLAAGQSVHLIGGADVAAELDAKRAINQGSRLAAEL; encoded by the coding sequence ATGGCTGCCGACCGTTATCCGCACCTGCTCGCACCACTCGACCTGGGCTTCACCACGTTGCGCAACCGCACCCTGATGGGCTCGATGCACACTGGCCTTGAAGAGCGCCCAGGGGGTTTCGAGCGCATGGCGGCCTATTTTGCCGAGCGCGCTCGGGGTGGCGTCGGCCTGATGGTCACCGGCGGAATCGCGCCCAATGACGAGGGCGGTGTCTACTCTGGCGCCGCCAAGCTCAGCACCGAGGAAGAAGCCGACAAGCACCGCATCGTTACCGAGGCCGTGCACGCAGCGGGCGGCAAGATCTGCCTGCAGATCCTGCATGCCGGGCGCTATGCCTACAGCCCACGCCAGGTGGCACCCAGCGCGATCCAGGCACCGATCAACCCGTTCAAGCCCAAGGCACTGGACGAAGAGGGGATCGAGAAACAGATCGCCGACTTCGTCAATTGCGCCAAGCTGGCCCAGCGTGCCGGCTACGACGGCGTCGAGATCATGGGTTCGGAAGGCTACTTCATCAACCAGTTCCTGGCCGCCCACACCAACCACCGGAGCGACCGTTGGGGTGGCAGCTATGAAAACCGCATGCGCCTGGCCGTCGAGATCGTCAGCCGCGTGCGTGAGGCCGTGGGCCCGCGCTTCATCATCATTTTCCGCCTGTCGATGCTCGACCTGGTCGAGGGTGGCAGCACCTGGGACGAAATCGAGCTCCTGGCCAAGGCCATCGAGCAAGCCGGTGCGACGCTCATCAACACCGGTATTGGCTGGCACGAGGCGCGCATTCCGACCATCGCCACCAAAGTGCCACGGGCGGCGTTCAGCAAGGTCACTGCCAAACTGCGTGGCGCAGTGAACATTCCGCTGATTACCACCAACCGCATCAACACCCCGGAAGTGGCCGAGGCGGTGCTCGCCGACGGCGATGCCGACATGGTCTCCATGGCGCGGCCGTTCCTGGCCGATCCAGACTTCGTCAACAAGGCCGCTGCCGGGCATGCTGATCAGATCAACACCTGCATCGGTTGCAACCAGGCCTGCCTGGACCACACCTTTGGCGGCAAGCTGACCAGTTGCCTGGTCAACCCGCGCGCCTGCCACGAGACCGAGCTGAACTACTTGCCAGTGCGCGCCGTGAAGCGCATTGCCGTTGTCGGTGCGGGCCCAGCCGGCCTGGCTGCCGCCACCGTGGCTGCCGAGCGTGGCCACCAGGTGACCCTGTTCGATGGCGCCGGCGAGATCGGCGGGCAGTTCAACGTGGCCAAGCGGGTGCCAGGCAAGGAAGAGTTCTTCGAGACCCTGCGCTACTTCCGCAACAAGCTGAACAGCACTGGCGTGGACCTGCGCCTGAACACCCGCGTCGATGTGCAGGCGCTGGTAGAGGGCGGCTTCGACGAGGTCATCCTGGCCACGGGTATCGCGCCGCGCACGCCAGCAATCCCGGGGGTCGAGCACGCCAAGGTGCTGAGCTACCTGGACGTACTGCTCGAGCGCAAGCCGGTCGGCAAGGCCGTCGCGGTGATCGGCGCGGGCGGTATCGGTTTCGATGTGTCCGAATACCTCGTGCATCAGGGCGTGGCCAGCAGCCAGGACCGTGAGGCGTTCTGGAAAGAGTGGGGCATCGATACCCAACTTGAGGCGCGAGGTGGCGTGGCTGGGGTCAAGGCCGTGCCACACGCGCCGGCACGCCAGGTGTATCTGCTGCAGCGCAAGCAGTCCAAGGTGGGTGACGGCCTGGGCAAGACCACCGGCTGGATCCACCGAGCCGGGCTGAAAAACAAACACGTGCAGATGCTCAATAGCGTTGAATACCTGGGCATTGACGATGCCGGTTTGCACATTCGGGTCGGTGACGGTGAGCCGCAGCTGCTGGCGGTGGACAACGTGGTGATCTGTGCCGGGCAGGAGCCGCTGCGTGAGTTGCACGAAGGCTTGTTGGCGGCGGGGCAGTCGGTGCACCTGATTGGTGGCGCGGATGTGGCGGCCGAGCTGGATGCCAAGCGGGCGATCAACCAAGGCTCGCGGTTGGCTGCCGAGCTTTGA
- a CDS encoding TonB-dependent siderophore receptor translates to MPKTRPTRLSPLSLHLYLGLAAALPTGVVRAEPLELATQEAAKDGGNVTSQPLELSATNVESQWLGASTENTGSYAPGTTTMGGKGPQKLREIPQSVTVITDQRLQDQQLRNMDQVMNQMTGVTRKEAWAKNTYVSRGFEINDVRYEGGATSSMLDSSRYEDLAQFDSVGLLRGADGLYGAGEPGGVINFSYKRPLAQPQVKTLTSAGSWDNYRGEFDVTGPLGMDGRLRGRYVGVLEDKHNFVDYDHKKRNLNYVSFELDASDDTLLFFGASHQRDDLKGVRNTLGRYSDGSDLGLPRSTNLTTPWSWNDIENTTVFARLDQQLSDNWKAVANVRHNINRNAQNVVELENPIDPVTGTGGSWWNNQHDFRTTNTTVDLNLQGAFDAFGHTHDLTFGVDGSKLKSRGGSYWNFLYDDLIFSPTLPERFPTAQSFPDTSTDVRKAGAYTSLRIRPVDDLSLIIGGRYTLMEDTEYVGASGQKLTSIDEDRQFVPYYGIVYDLTETTSLYASHAEIYKSQATLLQGPPPGSKALEPMTGTNYEVGIKRELADGRLLASFAVYRIEKKGQGQTDPNFPREWGSVTSCCYVGDGYQLSQGFEIELNGEVLPGLQVAMGYTYNANENKREGDARFSTHTPRHLFKLWTDYRFQRLSALSLGAGVIAQSEHSESGTVVPLGGSDSLDYAFVESGYAIYSARAAYDLDEHWTLALNANNLFDKTYYSTVSSTGYGNLYGEPRSFLLSLSGKF, encoded by the coding sequence ATGCCCAAAACCCGTCCCACACGGCTGTCTCCTTTGTCGCTGCATCTTTACCTCGGCCTCGCTGCTGCGCTGCCAACCGGCGTGGTACGCGCCGAACCCCTGGAACTCGCGACACAGGAGGCTGCCAAGGACGGCGGCAACGTAACCTCGCAACCCCTCGAACTGTCCGCCACCAATGTCGAAAGCCAGTGGCTGGGCGCCTCGACGGAAAACACCGGCAGCTACGCGCCGGGCACCACCACCATGGGCGGCAAAGGCCCGCAGAAGCTGCGCGAAATCCCCCAGTCGGTGACCGTCATCACCGACCAGCGCCTGCAGGACCAGCAACTGCGCAACATGGACCAGGTGATGAACCAGATGACCGGCGTCACCCGCAAGGAGGCGTGGGCGAAGAACACTTACGTGTCGCGTGGCTTCGAGATCAACGATGTGCGCTACGAAGGCGGTGCCACCTCCAGCATGCTCGACAGCAGCCGCTATGAGGACCTGGCTCAGTTCGACAGCGTCGGTTTGCTGCGCGGCGCCGATGGCCTGTACGGCGCAGGCGAGCCAGGGGGCGTGATCAACTTCAGCTACAAACGCCCGCTGGCGCAACCGCAGGTCAAGACCCTGACCTCGGCCGGCAGCTGGGACAACTACCGCGGCGAGTTCGATGTAACCGGCCCGCTGGGTATGGATGGCCGGCTGCGCGGGCGCTATGTGGGGGTGCTGGAGGACAAGCACAACTTCGTCGACTACGACCACAAGAAGCGCAACCTGAACTACGTGTCGTTCGAGCTGGACGCCAGCGACGACACCTTGCTGTTCTTTGGCGCCAGCCATCAGCGTGATGACCTCAAGGGTGTGCGCAACACCCTGGGCCGTTACTCCGACGGCAGCGACCTTGGCCTGCCACGCAGCACCAACCTGACCACGCCGTGGAGCTGGAACGATATCGAGAACACCACCGTGTTCGCCCGCCTGGATCAGCAACTGAGCGACAACTGGAAAGCCGTGGCCAACGTGCGCCACAACATCAACCGCAACGCGCAGAACGTGGTGGAGCTGGAGAACCCCATCGACCCGGTCACCGGTACCGGCGGGTCGTGGTGGAACAACCAGCACGATTTTCGCACCACCAACACCACCGTGGACCTGAACCTGCAAGGTGCGTTCGACGCCTTCGGCCACACCCACGACCTCACCTTCGGGGTTGACGGCAGCAAGCTCAAGAGCCGCGGTGGCAGTTACTGGAACTTCCTCTACGACGACCTGATCTTCTCACCGACCCTGCCAGAGCGCTTCCCCACGGCGCAAAGCTTCCCGGACACCAGCACCGACGTGCGCAAGGCCGGCGCCTATACCTCGCTGCGCATCCGGCCGGTGGATGATCTGTCGCTGATCATCGGCGGTCGCTACACCCTCATGGAAGACACCGAGTACGTGGGCGCAAGTGGCCAGAAGCTGACCTCGATCGATGAAGACCGCCAGTTCGTGCCGTACTACGGCATCGTCTATGACCTCACCGAAACCACCAGCCTGTATGCCAGCCATGCGGAAATCTACAAATCGCAGGCGACATTGCTGCAAGGCCCGCCACCGGGCAGCAAAGCCCTGGAGCCAATGACCGGGACCAACTACGAGGTCGGGATCAAGCGCGAGTTGGCCGATGGCCGGCTGCTGGCCAGCTTTGCCGTGTACCGCATCGAGAAGAAGGGCCAAGGCCAGACCGACCCCAACTTCCCACGTGAATGGGGCTCTGTGACCTCCTGTTGCTATGTTGGCGATGGATACCAACTGAGCCAGGGCTTCGAGATCGAACTCAACGGCGAAGTCCTGCCTGGGCTGCAGGTGGCGATGGGGTACACCTACAACGCCAACGAGAACAAGCGTGAGGGTGATGCCCGTTTCAGTACCCACACCCCACGCCACCTGTTCAAGCTCTGGACCGACTATCGCTTCCAGCGCCTGTCTGCCTTGAGCCTCGGCGCCGGGGTGATCGCACAGAGCGAGCACAGCGAATCGGGCACCGTGGTACCGCTTGGGGGCAGCGACTCGCTGGACTACGCGTTCGTCGAAAGCGGCTATGCGATCTATTCGGCGCGCGCCGCGTATGACCTGGACGAGCACTGGACGCTGGCACTGAACGCCAACAACCTGTTCGACAAAACGTACTACAGTACGGTGTCGTCAACCGGGTACGGCAACCTGTATGGTGAGCCACGCAGCTTCTTGCTGAGCTTGAGCGGAAAGTTCTAA